A region from the Azospirillum thiophilum genome encodes:
- a CDS encoding branched-chain amino acid ABC transporter permease, translating into MSTHSHGRPLAQPFAIGGGVAALAVLPFLAGNAYLEHLLVLWMLYALLALSLNIVIGYLGELTFGHAAFVGVGAYTSAILSTQLGLPPLLGLPMAGLVAAMFGLVIGYAALRVVGPQFAILTLGFGAILFTITNHWVDLTRGPMGISDIPPMAVGPLTFTAARETYYLVLVLVLATAYLCHALVSSRTGRAFLAVRENAPLAASLGINVFHTKLLGFVAATAIAGIGGAIYAHYIRVITPDIMGVHNVAALIIVVIIGGRGTILGPILGALVYIGLLESLRVAGPLRMVIFAALLTGTVVFLPGGLVSLWQRWRNSHKAENNLPAAANGLPSTEGGAK; encoded by the coding sequence ATGAGCACTCATTCCCACGGCCGCCCCCTGGCCCAACCTTTCGCCATCGGGGGCGGCGTCGCGGCGCTGGCCGTCCTGCCCTTCCTGGCCGGCAACGCCTATCTGGAGCATCTGCTGGTCCTGTGGATGCTGTATGCGCTGCTGGCGCTCAGCCTCAACATCGTGATCGGCTATCTGGGCGAGCTCACCTTCGGCCATGCCGCCTTCGTCGGTGTCGGCGCCTACACCTCGGCCATCCTCAGCACCCAGCTCGGCCTGCCGCCGCTGCTGGGCCTGCCGATGGCCGGACTGGTGGCGGCGATGTTCGGGCTGGTCATCGGCTATGCGGCGCTGCGGGTGGTCGGGCCGCAATTCGCCATCCTGACGCTGGGCTTCGGCGCCATCCTGTTCACCATCACCAACCATTGGGTCGACCTGACGCGCGGGCCGATGGGCATCTCCGACATCCCGCCGATGGCGGTCGGGCCTCTGACCTTCACCGCCGCGCGCGAGACCTACTATCTGGTGCTGGTGCTGGTGCTGGCGACGGCCTATCTCTGCCACGCGCTGGTGAGCAGCCGCACCGGCCGCGCCTTCCTGGCGGTGCGGGAGAATGCGCCGCTCGCCGCCTCGCTCGGCATCAACGTCTTCCACACCAAGCTGCTGGGCTTCGTCGCCGCCACCGCCATCGCCGGCATCGGCGGTGCCATCTACGCCCACTATATCCGGGTCATCACCCCCGACATCATGGGCGTCCACAATGTGGCGGCGCTGATCATCGTCGTCATCATCGGCGGGCGGGGCACCATCCTGGGGCCGATCCTGGGGGCGCTGGTCTATATCGGCCTGCTGGAATCGCTGCGCGTCGCCGGTCCGCTGCGCATGGTCATCTTCGCGGCCCTGCTGACCGGAACCGTGGTGTTCCTGCCAGGCGGGCTGGTCAGCCTGTGGCAGCGCTGGCGCAACAGCCACAAGGCTGAGAACAACCTGCCGGCCGCCGCCAACGGCCTGCCCAGCACCGAGGGGGGTGCGAAATGA
- a CDS encoding ABC transporter ATP-binding protein — MNAAVQSSTGNAGEILAVSNLTRIFGGLTAVRDVTMTVRTGEVVGLIGPNGAGKTTLFNMLGGSLPPSSGSIRFDGSDCTGAPSHVMGQRGVSRTFQITSLFPSLTALDNVRSAAYRTTRAGWGAAILRNAAYRREEEELRRKALEILAFCDLDHRADTLADAMSYGEQRRLEIAIALAAEPRLLLLDEPAAGMNPEEGQRLVEMIRRIRARGVTVLLVEHHMRVVASVCDRLVVLDHGVKIAEGPPAQVLNDAEVIRVYLGREPVDA; from the coding sequence ATGAACGCCGCCGTTCAATCGAGCACGGGCAACGCGGGCGAAATCCTGGCGGTCAGCAACCTGACCCGCATCTTCGGCGGCCTGACCGCGGTGCGCGACGTCACCATGACGGTGCGGACCGGAGAGGTGGTCGGGCTGATCGGGCCGAACGGCGCCGGCAAGACGACGCTGTTCAACATGCTGGGCGGCTCGCTGCCGCCGTCGTCGGGCAGCATCCGCTTCGACGGCAGCGACTGCACCGGTGCGCCGTCGCACGTCATGGGGCAGCGCGGCGTCTCGCGCACCTTCCAGATCACCAGCCTGTTTCCCAGCCTGACCGCGCTCGACAATGTGCGCAGCGCCGCCTACCGCACCACGCGGGCCGGCTGGGGCGCTGCCATCCTCCGCAACGCCGCCTACCGGCGGGAAGAGGAGGAACTGCGGCGCAAGGCGCTGGAGATCCTGGCCTTCTGCGACCTCGACCACCGCGCCGACACGCTTGCCGACGCCATGTCCTATGGCGAGCAGCGCCGGCTGGAGATCGCCATCGCGCTGGCCGCCGAGCCGCGCCTGCTGCTGCTGGACGAGCCGGCCGCCGGCATGAATCCGGAGGAGGGCCAGCGGCTGGTCGAGATGATCCGCCGCATCCGCGCCCGCGGCGTCACCGTCCTGCTGGTGGAGCACCACATGCGGGTGGTCGCCAGCGTCTGCGACCGGCTGGTCGTGCTCGACCATGGGGTCAAGATCGCCGAAGGGCCGCCGGCCCAGGTGCTGAACGACGCGGAAGTGATCCGCGTGTATCTGGGACGGGAGCCGGTCGATGCTTAA
- a CDS encoding ABC transporter ATP-binding protein gives MLKVEGLKVRYGHREAVHNVSLTVEDGELVTLVGSNGAGKTTTLKAISALLRPSGGTITFDGERIDRLAPHQVIERGLVHVPEGRQLFPDMTVLEHLELGALRGRPGSMGFAERLRWVYELFPILAERRTQKAGTMSGGQQQLVAFGRGLMANPKCLMLDEPTLGLAPIIVDTLADTIRSLHGTGITILLVEQRVDLALRLADRAYVLETGRVVMEDSAQTLLADPRIKTAYLGL, from the coding sequence ATGCTTAAGGTCGAAGGTCTGAAGGTCCGCTACGGCCACCGCGAGGCGGTCCACAACGTCTCGCTGACCGTCGAGGACGGCGAGCTGGTGACGCTGGTCGGCTCCAACGGCGCCGGCAAGACGACGACGCTGAAGGCGATCTCCGCCCTGCTGCGGCCGAGCGGCGGGACGATCACCTTCGACGGCGAGCGCATCGACCGGCTGGCGCCGCATCAGGTCATCGAACGCGGGCTGGTCCATGTGCCGGAAGGCCGCCAGCTCTTCCCCGACATGACGGTGCTGGAGCATCTGGAGCTGGGGGCCCTGCGCGGCCGGCCGGGCAGCATGGGCTTCGCCGAGCGGCTGCGCTGGGTCTATGAGCTGTTCCCCATCCTGGCCGAGCGCCGCACCCAGAAGGCCGGCACGATGAGCGGCGGGCAGCAGCAGCTGGTGGCCTTCGGCCGCGGGCTGATGGCCAACCCGAAATGCCTGATGCTGGACGAACCGACGCTGGGACTGGCGCCGATCATCGTCGACACGCTGGCCGACACGATCCGGAGCCTGCACGGCACGGGCATCACCATCCTGCTGGTCGAACAGCGGGTGGATCTGGCGCTGCGGCTGGCCGACCGCGCCTATGTGCTGGAGACCGGACGGGTGGTGATGGAGGATTCGGCCCAGACGCTGCTGGCCGACCCGCGCATCAAGACCGCCTATCTCGGGCTGTAG
- a CDS encoding FAD-binding oxidoreductase: MAGGDVIGRARAIVGPAQVLCEPADTAPFLADWRGRYRGTALGVVHPADAAQVAAVVRLCAETGTPLVPQGGNTGVVGGAIPDASGRSLVLCLSRLNRVREVDPVGDSLTVEAGCTLAAVQAAAEAAGRLFPMSLGSEGSCQIGGTIATNAGGTAVLRYGPMRDLVLGLEVVLPDGTLWDGLRALRKDNTGYALKHLFIGAEGTLGIVTAATLKLFPRPRSSATAFLALASLEAALEVFSRLRGTLGDRVTTAEILSEAQLAAVLAHVPGTVRPLATPAPWCLLAEVTDPMAGLDLAGALEAVLAEGLEDGSIADALVARSEAQAAALWKLRHSVSEANRKSGIVIGHDTAVPTARIPDFVVRATAAIAAVRADARVMAVGHIGDGNIHLVAILPESARTTGKPLEPAAQAISAAVHRVAVELGGTISAEHGIGQSGRDALAVFKGPAEMALMDGIKRLFDPRGIMNPGKVVGPATP; this comes from the coding sequence ATGGCCGGCGGAGATGTCATCGGGCGGGCGCGGGCCATCGTCGGGCCGGCGCAGGTGCTGTGCGAACCGGCCGACACCGCGCCCTTCCTGGCGGATTGGCGCGGCCGCTACCGCGGGACGGCGCTGGGCGTCGTCCACCCGGCCGATGCGGCGCAGGTGGCGGCCGTCGTCCGGCTCTGTGCGGAGACCGGCACCCCGCTGGTGCCGCAGGGCGGCAACACCGGGGTCGTCGGCGGCGCCATTCCCGACGCGTCCGGCCGCAGCCTGGTGCTGTGCCTGTCGCGGCTGAACCGCGTCCGTGAGGTCGATCCGGTCGGCGACAGCCTGACGGTGGAGGCCGGCTGCACCCTGGCCGCGGTCCAGGCCGCCGCGGAGGCCGCCGGCCGGCTGTTCCCGATGAGCCTCGGCAGCGAGGGAAGCTGTCAGATCGGCGGCACCATCGCCACCAATGCCGGCGGCACCGCCGTCCTGCGCTATGGCCCGATGCGCGACCTCGTGCTTGGGCTGGAGGTGGTGCTGCCCGACGGCACGCTGTGGGATGGCCTGCGGGCACTTCGCAAGGACAACACCGGCTATGCGCTGAAGCATCTGTTCATCGGGGCCGAGGGCACGCTGGGCATCGTCACCGCGGCGACGCTGAAGCTGTTCCCGCGTCCGCGCAGCAGCGCAACCGCCTTTCTCGCCCTGGCCTCGCTGGAGGCGGCGCTGGAGGTGTTCTCCCGGCTGCGCGGCACGCTGGGCGACCGGGTGACCACGGCGGAAATCCTGTCGGAGGCGCAGCTGGCGGCGGTGCTGGCCCATGTGCCGGGAACGGTCCGGCCGCTCGCCACTCCGGCTCCCTGGTGTCTGCTGGCCGAGGTCACCGACCCGATGGCCGGGCTCGACCTTGCCGGGGCGCTGGAGGCGGTGCTGGCCGAGGGGTTGGAGGATGGCAGCATCGCCGATGCGCTGGTCGCCCGCAGCGAGGCCCAGGCCGCGGCCTTGTGGAAACTGCGCCACAGCGTGTCGGAGGCCAACCGCAAGAGCGGCATCGTCATCGGCCACGACACCGCGGTGCCGACCGCCCGCATCCCCGATTTCGTCGTCCGCGCTACCGCGGCAATCGCAGCGGTGCGGGCGGATGCCCGCGTCATGGCGGTCGGGCACATCGGCGACGGCAACATCCATCTGGTCGCCATCCTGCCGGAAAGCGCCCGAACGACGGGCAAGCCGCTGGAACCGGCGGCCCAGGCGATCAGCGCCGCGGTCCACCGGGTGGCGGTCGAGCTGGGTGGCACCATCAGCGCCGAGCACGGCATCGGCCAGAGCGGGCGCGACGCGCTGGCCGTCTTCAAGGGGCCGGCGGAAATGGCGTTGATGGACGGCATCAAGCGGCTGTTCGACCCGCGGGGGATCATGAATCCCGGCAAGGTCGTCGGACCCGCCACGCCTTGA
- a CDS encoding serine hydrolase domain-containing protein, protein MTIWQGMEPKPRSQPDRRSVLAAAAAAVGSLLPGSLPAAAAGRPASPADAVGRALLDRTLLDRALDRAAGLDQLHALVIGRHGTVVSAEAFRGPPVGRKVNVKSVSKTIVASLAGVALDRGLLRGVDATLGVTAPDLVPAGADPRVRGITMAQLLTMQAGLEPTSGPGYGRWIGSRNWVADALGRPFVAEPGERMIYSTGSYHVLGAVLARVSGRSLLSLARDWLGRPLGIDLPGWTRDPQGYYLGGNNMALSPLDLFRFGEMWSRGGVWDGRPVVSAAWAQASWIPRTRSPYSGDAYGYGWFLAESNGHRIAYARGYGGQMLYLVPSLGLTVVVTSDPTRPARSDGYVGELGALLTGHIMPAAEMA, encoded by the coding sequence TTGACCATATGGCAGGGGATGGAGCCGAAACCCCGATCCCAGCCCGACCGCCGATCCGTGCTCGCCGCCGCTGCTGCCGCCGTCGGCTCGCTGCTGCCGGGCAGCCTTCCGGCCGCGGCGGCCGGGCGGCCCGCCAGCCCCGCCGATGCCGTCGGCCGGGCACTGCTGGACCGGACCCTGCTGGACCGGGCGCTCGACCGGGCGGCGGGCCTCGACCAGCTCCATGCCCTGGTGATCGGCCGGCACGGCACGGTGGTATCCGCCGAAGCATTCCGGGGACCGCCGGTCGGCCGCAAGGTGAATGTCAAGTCGGTGTCCAAGACGATCGTCGCCTCGCTGGCCGGCGTGGCGCTCGACCGCGGCCTGCTGCGCGGCGTCGACGCGACGCTCGGCGTGACGGCGCCGGACCTCGTGCCGGCGGGCGCCGATCCGCGGGTGCGCGGCATCACGATGGCGCAGCTCCTCACCATGCAGGCGGGCCTGGAGCCGACTTCGGGGCCGGGGTACGGCCGCTGGATCGGCAGCCGGAACTGGGTCGCGGATGCGCTCGGCCGCCCCTTCGTCGCCGAACCGGGCGAGCGGATGATCTATTCCACCGGCAGCTATCACGTGCTGGGCGCGGTGCTGGCCCGCGTCTCCGGGCGCAGCCTGCTGTCGCTGGCGCGCGACTGGCTCGGCCGGCCGCTCGGCATCGACCTGCCGGGATGGACCCGCGATCCGCAGGGCTATTATCTCGGCGGCAACAACATGGCGCTGTCGCCACTCGACCTGTTCCGCTTCGGCGAGATGTGGAGCCGCGGCGGGGTCTGGGACGGACGTCCGGTGGTGAGCGCGGCCTGGGCCCAGGCAAGCTGGATACCGCGGACGCGCTCCCCCTACTCCGGCGACGCCTATGGATATGGCTGGTTCCTGGCGGAGTCGAACGGGCACCGGATCGCCTATGCGCGCGGCTATGGCGGTCAGATGCTGTATCTCGTCCCGTCGCTGGGGCTGACCGTCGTCGTCACCTCCGACCCGACCCGGCCGGCCCGGTCGGACGGGTATGTCGGCGAATTGGGCGCGCTGCTGACCGGCCACATCATGCCGGCGGCGGAGATGGCGTGA
- a CDS encoding GNAT family N-acetyltransferase produces the protein MTLHADVRDNAADSRYELTVDGATAVAVYELRDGEIAFTHTEVPKSLSGQGIASALAKGALEDVRARGLKAVPLCSFFAGYIERNPEFHDLVR, from the coding sequence ATGACCCTGCACGCGGACGTGCGAGACAACGCGGCGGACAGCCGTTACGAATTGACCGTCGACGGCGCCACCGCCGTCGCCGTCTACGAGTTGCGGGACGGGGAGATCGCCTTCACCCATACGGAGGTGCCGAAGAGCCTGTCCGGGCAGGGTATCGCCTCGGCCTTGGCCAAGGGCGCCCTCGAGGATGTCCGCGCCCGCGGTCTGAAGGCCGTCCCGCTTTGCAGCTTCTTCGCCGGCTATATCGAGCGCAACCCGGAGTTCCACGACCTCGTCCGGTAG
- a CDS encoding malate/lactate/ureidoglycolate dehydrogenase: MGEHPDMNETLDMNETPKDPFAAAASFNAGVYGTGVRPVTAERLAEAVRLLLRAAGSDAAEAGVVADHLVEANLRGHDSHGVGMLAMYMPAIAAGLLRPNQHATVLGRSGPFLSVGGGSGYGQAIAREAMDLAIAQARQEGLVALSLRDTHHIGRVGSYGEQCSDAGLVALAFVNVVTRPAVAPHDGTRPRLGTNPICIAVPATPANPALVLDFATSAVAVGKCRVAMNKGREMASGLLLDADGEATLDPGVMFREPSGALLPLGGTAGGHKGFGLALMCDVLAGALASAMPGTPSHQDSGRVMNNLFAIVFDPARGGNAHWAADLDDLLAYVRDTPAAPGAEAVQLPGEPERRTRAQRLADGIPLDGATLAMLESLGRERGVEVAGLLA; the protein is encoded by the coding sequence ATGGGCGAACACCCCGACATGAACGAAACGCTCGACATGAACGAAACACCCAAGGATCCCTTCGCCGCTGCGGCGTCCTTCAACGCCGGGGTCTATGGGACCGGCGTCCGCCCGGTGACGGCGGAGCGGCTGGCCGAGGCGGTCCGCCTGCTGCTGCGGGCGGCGGGCAGCGACGCGGCGGAGGCCGGGGTCGTCGCCGACCATCTGGTCGAGGCCAACCTGCGCGGCCATGACAGCCACGGCGTCGGCATGCTGGCGATGTACATGCCGGCCATCGCCGCCGGGCTGCTGCGGCCCAACCAGCACGCGACCGTGCTCGGCCGCTCCGGCCCCTTCCTGTCGGTCGGCGGCGGGAGCGGCTATGGACAGGCGATCGCGCGCGAGGCGATGGATCTCGCCATTGCCCAGGCCCGGCAGGAGGGTCTGGTTGCGCTGTCCCTGCGCGACACCCACCATATCGGCCGCGTGGGATCCTATGGCGAGCAGTGCAGCGACGCCGGTCTGGTCGCCCTTGCCTTCGTCAACGTCGTCACCCGCCCGGCGGTGGCGCCGCATGACGGCACCCGGCCGCGGTTGGGCACCAACCCGATCTGCATCGCGGTTCCGGCCACGCCGGCCAACCCGGCCCTCGTCCTCGATTTCGCCACCAGCGCCGTCGCGGTCGGCAAATGCCGCGTCGCCATGAACAAGGGGCGGGAGATGGCGTCCGGCCTGCTGCTCGACGCCGATGGCGAGGCGACGCTGGATCCGGGCGTGATGTTCCGGGAGCCGTCGGGCGCCCTGCTGCCGCTGGGCGGGACCGCGGGCGGGCACAAGGGGTTCGGTCTGGCGCTGATGTGCGACGTTCTCGCCGGGGCGCTGGCGTCGGCCATGCCCGGCACGCCGTCGCACCAGGATTCCGGGCGGGTGATGAACAACCTGTTCGCCATCGTCTTCGACCCCGCGCGCGGCGGCAACGCCCATTGGGCCGCCGACCTCGACGACCTGCTCGCCTATGTCCGCGACACCCCGGCCGCCCCCGGTGCCGAGGCCGTCCAGTTGCCGGGCGAGCCGGAACGGCGGACCCGCGCCCAGCGGCTGGCCGACGGCATTCCGCTGGACGGCGCGACGCTGGCGATGCTGGAGAGCCTGGGCCGGGAGCGCGGCGTGGAGGTCGCCGGCCTGCTGGCCTGA